In Malus sylvestris chromosome 15, drMalSylv7.2, whole genome shotgun sequence, a single genomic region encodes these proteins:
- the LOC126605208 gene encoding uncharacterized protein LOC126605208 produces the protein MSVSLTVMTFNLHEDQTEDSPYSWDKRRDLCISVITSYSPIILCTQQGVKSQLDYLQQCLPGYDQFGISRKGPEDTSDEHCTIFYDKEKVELLEGGTFWLSESPSVPGSMSWGSEVPCIATWVTFQLKGAEPPGFSFQIVNTNMDEFSPRARRRSALLTWQHIASLPPGLPVVYCGGFNTQKESTTGRFLLGRSREHGAVGDMRDAWPNARVRKNVSLIRTFHGFKGDKQGALEFLKLVFRALCLCWDRQTQDLHVDWILFRGRSLSPVLCEVVSDNIDGYYPSSHYPIFAEFLLPRTVRMIDPPAPEGN, from the exons ATGAGTGTTTCTTTGACAGTGATGACCTTCAATCTTCACGAAGATCAGACGGAGGACAGTCCCTACTCGTGGGATAAGAGAAGGGATTTGTGCATAAGCGTCATTACTAGTTATTCTCCTATCATTCTGTGTACCCAGCAAG GAGTTAAATCACAGTTGGATTATCTTCAGCAGTGCTTGCCAG GTTATGATCAATTTGGAATATCAAGAAAAGGGCCTGAAGACACTTCTGATGAACATTGCACCATCTTCTATGACAAGGAGAAG GTGGAGCTGCTTGAAGGTGGAACGTTTTGGTTGTCAGAGTCACCTTCTGTCCCTGGAAGCATGTCATGGGGTTCTGAAGTTCCATGTATTGCAACATGGGTGA CATTTCAACTGAAAGGAGCTGAGCCACCTGGATTTTCATTCCAGATAGTAAATACAAACATGGATGAGTTCAGTCCTCGTGCCCGTCGACGAAGTGCTTTGCTCACATGGCAGCACATAGCATCCTTGCCACCTGGCTTGCCAGTTGTATATTGTGGAGGTTTCAACACACAAAAGGAATCAACTACCGGCCGGTTTCTTTTGGGGAGATCAAG AGAGCACGGTGCAGTGGGGGATATGAGGGATGCATGGCCTAATGCCCGTGTGAGGAAAAATGTCTCTCTTATTCGCACTTTTCATGGATTTAAAG GTGACAAACAAGGAGCTCTTGAATTCCTCAAGTTGGTTTTCAGAGCGCTCTGCCTTTGCTGGGATCGCCAAACACAGGATCTTCATGTAGATTGGATTCTTTTTAGAGGTAGGTCTCTTAGTCCTGTTTTATGTGAAGTGGTGAGTGATAACATTGATGGATATTACCCATCCTCGCACTATCCCATATTTGCCGAGTTTCTGCTTCCTCGCACGGTGAGAATGATTGACCCACCTGCTCCCGAGGGGAATTGA
- the LOC126605197 gene encoding leucine aminopeptidase 1-like, with amino-acid sequence MVSVASFAYTFIAVTSPSYSSCFLTKLRSAPSLRLSFAVSPLCSRRGKLMAHTLAQANLGLTYPSGIDAPKISFAAKEIDVAEWKGDLLAVGVTEKDLAKDENSKFQNSVLKKLDSHLGGLLAEVSSEEDFTGKSGQSTVVRLPGLGSKRVGLFGLGQSASSTAAFRGLGEAAAAAAKATQASDIAIVLASSEGLSAKSNTASAIASGTVLGIYEDGRYKSESKKSALKSVDILGLGTGAEVEKKLKYTEDVTSGIIFGKELVNSPANVLTPGKLAEEASKIASTYSDVLSANILNEEQCKELKMGSYLAVAAASTNPPHFIHLIYKPPGGPAKVKLGLVGKGLTFDSGGYNIKTGPGCSIEQMKFDMGGSAAVLGAAKAIAQIKPAGVEVHFIVAACENMISGTGMRPGDIVTASNGKTIEVNNTDAEGRLTLADALVYACNQGVDKIVDLATLTGACIVALGPSIAGVFTPSDDLAKEVFAASEISGEKFWRLPMEESYWESMKSGIADMLNTGARQGGSITAALFLKQFVDEKVQWLHIDMAGPVWSDKKRTATGFGVSTLVEWVQNNSS; translated from the exons ATGGTGTCCGTAGCGTCCTTTGCGTATACCTTCATTGCTGTTACTTCTCCTTCCTACTCTTCCTGCTTTTTGACGAAATTACGGTCTGCTCCCAGTCTCCGACTTTCTTTTGCAGTGTCACCCCTGTGCTCTCGCAGAGGGAAGCTCATGGCTCACACTCTCGCTCAGGCCAATCTCGGCCTCACTTACCCTTCTGGCATCGACGCCCCAAAG ATCTCGTTTGCCGCAAAAGAGATCGATGTAGCGGAATGGAAAGGAGACTTACTTGCAGTGGGCGTCACAGAGAAAGACTTGGCGAAAGATGAGAACTCCAAGTTTCAGAATTCAGTTTTGAAGAAGCTAGATTCCCATTTGGGTGGTCTCTTGGCTGAAGTCTCTTCCGAGGAAGACTTCACCGGAAAGTCTGGCCAGTCAACCGTTGTTAGGCTTCCGGGTCTTGGTTCAAAGAGGGTTGGCTTATTTGGGCTTGGACAATCTGCTTCATCTACAGCAGCTTTCCGAGGTCTTGGTGAggctgcagcagcagcagcaaaggCTACTCAAGCAAGTGACATTGCTATTGTGCTTGCCTCTTCAGAGGGGCTTTCTGCGAAATCTAATACAGCTTCTGCAATAGCATCTG GAACTGTGTTGGGGATATATGAAGATGGCAGGTACAAATCAGAGTCAAAGAAATCAGCTTTGAAATCTGTGGACATTCTTGGTCTTGGAACTGGAGCTGAAGTAGAGAAGAAGCTCAAGTATACTGAAGATGTTACTTCTGGAATAATTTTTGGGAAAGAGCTAGTAAATTCACCTGCCAATGTTCTTACACCGG GGAAACTAGCTGAAGAGGCCTCAAAGATTGCCTCCACATACAGTGATGTTCTATCTGCAAACATATTAAATGAAGAGCAATGCAAAGAGTTGAAAATGGGTTCTTATTTGGCTGTTGCCGCAGCCTCAACAAATCCCCCGCATTTTATTCACTTGATTTACAAACCCCCTGGCGGACCTGCTAAGGTCAAATTAGGGTTGGTTGGTAAAGGTCTTACCTTTGACAG CGGTGGCTACAACATCAAGACAGGGCCTGGCTGTTCAATTGAACAAATGAAATTTGATATGGGAGGTTCAGCAGCCGTATTAGGTGCAGCAAAAGCCATTGCTCAAATCAAACCAGCTGGTGTAGAG GTTCATTTCATTGTTGCAGCTTGCGAGAATATGATAAGTGGAACAGGTATGAGGCCTGGAGACATTGTGACAGCATCAAATGGAAAGACAATTGAG GTCAATAACACTGATGCTGAAGGTAGACTTACTCTGGCCGATGCATTGGTATATGCTTGTAACCAAGGTGTTGATAAG ATTGTTGACCTGGCAACCTTAACCGGTGCTTGCATAGTTGCTCTTGGACCCTCAATAGCAG GTGTCTTCACACCAAGTGATGACCTGGCGAAGGAGGTGTTTGCAGCTTCAGAAATCAGTGGGGAGAAATTTTGGAGGTTGCCAATGGAGGAGAGTTATTGGGAGTCAATGAAATCCGGAATAGCTGATATGCTCAACACTGGTGCTCGTCAAGGTGGTTCAATAACTGCCGCTCTCTTCTTGAAGCAG TTCGTTGATGAAAAAGTTCAGTGGCTGCATATTGACATGGCCGGGCCTGTTTGGAGTGACAAGAAACGCACTGCTACAGGGTTCGGTGTTTCCACTCTGGTGGAGTGGGTTCAGAACAACTCTTCTTAA